A stretch of Aeromicrobium tamlense DNA encodes these proteins:
- the pntB gene encoding Re/Si-specific NAD(P)(+) transhydrogenase subunit beta, with translation MTASSLANAAYLVAALLFILSLAGLSKHETARRGVVFGISGMTIALAATFVLVVDNEPGIGLALLIVAMAIGAAIGLWRAKIVEMTGMPELIALLHSFVGLAAVLVGWNGYLGYRDLPHDLPGDAGTLLDIHNAEVFIGVFIGAVTLTGSIVAYLKLSAKMKSAPLVLPGKNWINLGALALFVILTIWFVVDPALWLLILVTLVALGLGWHLVASIGGGDMPVVVSMLNSYSGWAAAASGFLLNNDLLIITGALVGSSGAYLSYIMCKAMNRSFISVIAGGFGIEAGPGDDTDYGDHREINAEAAAELLSSAKSVVITPGYGMAVAQAQYPVADLTARLREKGVDVRFGIHPVAGRLPGHMNVLLAEAKVPYDIVLEMDEINDDLKDTDVVLVIGANDTVNPAAAEDPSSPIAGMPVLHVWEAKNVIVFKRSMAAGYAGVQNPLFFRENSQMLFGDAKDRVEDIIKAL, from the coding sequence GTGACTGCCTCCTCCCTCGCCAACGCTGCGTACCTCGTCGCCGCCCTGCTGTTCATCCTCAGCCTCGCGGGGCTGAGCAAGCACGAGACCGCCCGCCGGGGCGTCGTCTTCGGCATCTCCGGCATGACGATCGCGCTCGCCGCGACGTTCGTCCTCGTGGTCGACAACGAGCCCGGCATCGGTCTGGCCCTGCTGATCGTCGCCATGGCGATCGGCGCCGCGATCGGCCTGTGGCGCGCCAAGATCGTCGAGATGACCGGCATGCCCGAGCTCATCGCGCTGCTGCACTCGTTCGTCGGCCTCGCGGCCGTCCTGGTCGGCTGGAACGGCTACCTGGGCTACCGCGACCTCCCGCACGACCTGCCCGGCGACGCCGGGACGCTGCTCGACATCCACAACGCCGAGGTCTTCATCGGCGTGTTCATCGGCGCGGTCACCCTGACCGGCTCGATCGTGGCCTACCTCAAGCTGAGCGCCAAGATGAAGTCCGCCCCGCTCGTGCTGCCGGGCAAGAACTGGATCAACCTCGGCGCGCTCGCGCTGTTCGTGATCCTGACCATCTGGTTCGTCGTCGACCCCGCGCTGTGGCTGCTGATCCTGGTCACGCTGGTCGCGCTCGGCCTCGGCTGGCACCTGGTCGCCTCGATCGGCGGCGGCGACATGCCCGTCGTGGTCTCGATGCTCAACAGCTACTCGGGCTGGGCCGCGGCCGCCTCGGGCTTCCTGCTGAACAACGACCTGCTGATCATCACGGGCGCGCTCGTGGGCTCCTCCGGTGCCTACCTGTCCTACATCATGTGCAAGGCGATGAACCGCTCGTTCATCTCCGTCATCGCCGGCGGCTTCGGCATCGAGGCCGGCCCCGGCGACGACACCGACTACGGCGACCACCGCGAGATCAACGCCGAGGCCGCCGCCGAGCTGCTCTCGTCCGCCAAGAGCGTCGTCATCACGCCCGGCTACGGCATGGCCGTCGCGCAGGCGCAGTACCCGGTCGCCGACCTCACCGCGCGCCTGCGCGAGAAGGGCGTCGACGTCCGCTTCGGCATCCACCCCGTCGCCGGTCGGCTGCCCGGTCACATGAACGTGCTCCTGGCCGAGGCCAAGGTCCCGTACGACATCGTCCTCGAGATGGACGAGATCAACGACGACCTCAAGGACACCGACGTCGTGCTCGTCATCGGCGCCAACGACACGGTCAACCCGGCCGCCGCCGAGGACCCGTCCAGCCCCATCGCCGGCATGCCCGTCCTGCACGTGTGGGAGGCCAAGAACGTCATCGTGTTCAAGCGCTCGATGGCCGCCGGCTACGCGGGCGTGCAGAACCCGCTGTTCTTCCGCGAGAACAGCCAGATGCTGTTCGGCGACGCCAAGGACCGCGTCGAGGACATCATCAAGGCTCTCTGA
- a CDS encoding CE1759 family FMN reductase, whose product MTRIVALSAGVGEPSTTRMLADRLAAASGSALGGASIEVVNLRDFAHEITDAALTGFAAPRLQHVYDQVGEADALIVVVPTFKASYPGLFKSFVDALDNDALIGKVVLLAATGGTARHSLVIDFALRPLFAYLQAVVVPTGVFASPHDWGSAGEGTLQSRIERAAGELASLLAGAGSGRSKDDEIDLFSETMLSISQPG is encoded by the coding sequence ATGACCCGCATCGTCGCCCTGTCCGCCGGTGTCGGCGAGCCGTCGACCACGCGCATGCTGGCCGACCGGCTCGCCGCCGCCTCCGGCTCCGCCCTCGGCGGCGCCAGCATCGAGGTCGTCAACCTGCGCGACTTCGCGCACGAGATCACCGATGCGGCGCTCACCGGCTTCGCGGCCCCGCGCCTGCAGCACGTGTACGACCAGGTCGGCGAGGCCGACGCGCTGATCGTCGTGGTGCCGACGTTCAAGGCCTCCTACCCGGGCCTGTTCAAGTCGTTCGTCGACGCGCTCGACAACGACGCGCTGATCGGCAAGGTCGTGCTGCTCGCCGCAACGGGTGGCACGGCTCGCCACTCGCTCGTGATCGACTTCGCGCTGCGGCCGCTGTTCGCCTACCTGCAGGCCGTGGTCGTGCCGACGGGCGTCTTCGCCAGCCCGCACGACTGGGGCTCGGCCGGCGAGGGCACCCTCCAGTCGCGCATCGAGCGGGCGGCTGGCGAGCTCGCCAGCCTGCTCGCCGGCGCCGGCTCGGGCCGCTCGAAGGACGACGAGATCGACCTCTTCAGCGAGACGATGCTGTCGATCAGCCAGCCCGGCTGA
- the tadA gene encoding tRNA adenosine(34) deaminase TadA, translating to MRRALELAREAAAEGDVPVGAVVVHEGEIVGEGRNTRERDADPTGHAEIVALRAAAAALGRWRLDGCTLVVTLEPCTMCAGAVVSSRVDRLVFGAWDEKAGAVGSLWDVVRDRRLNHRPEVLADVLPDDSSVLLRSFFGR from the coding sequence ATGCGGCGGGCGCTCGAGCTGGCGCGCGAGGCCGCGGCCGAGGGCGACGTGCCCGTGGGCGCCGTGGTGGTGCACGAGGGCGAGATCGTCGGCGAGGGCCGCAACACCCGCGAGCGCGACGCCGACCCCACCGGCCACGCCGAGATCGTGGCGCTGCGTGCGGCTGCGGCCGCCCTCGGGCGCTGGCGCCTCGACGGCTGCACGCTCGTCGTCACGCTCGAGCCCTGCACGATGTGCGCCGGCGCGGTGGTCTCCTCACGCGTCGACCGGCTCGTGTTCGGCGCCTGGGACGAGAAGGCCGGCGCCGTCGGCTCGCTGTGGGACGTGGTGCGCGACCGGCGCCTCAACCACCGGCCCGAGGTCCTCGCCGACGTCCTGCCCGACGACTCCTCCGTGCTGCTGCGCTCCTTCTTCGGGCGCTGA
- a CDS encoding YdcF family protein, whose protein sequence is MGWALVALLALAAGVTAWQDPRRLRIGVYLTLAIGLAVVGLLGRLALLIAGSDDPLRLAWALLIALGVAFSAVVVLGLASVANGILMIRREGRRPANLLSLVFGLGVLGYCALIVVMWWVDRNHTDVALELFFWIVAIGVPLGYLAFVFVAFVGYGLLYGWAADRWARPVDAVIVLGAGLSGERVTPLLASRLDRGRQALERSRSRGKDTHLICSGGQGPDEVVPEAVAMANHLAEQGVDRDLLWLEDASTSTEENLRFSARVAAEHGVESGRFAVVTNDFHVLRAALLLHRMGLEGHGLGARTARYFWPSAILREYAAILWEHRRLNTVLLALSCVPMALLLVRTVASGT, encoded by the coding sequence GTGGGGTGGGCTCTCGTCGCGCTGCTGGCGCTCGCGGCCGGAGTGACTGCGTGGCAGGACCCGCGTCGGCTCCGCATCGGCGTCTACCTCACGCTCGCGATCGGTCTGGCGGTCGTGGGTCTGCTCGGCCGGCTCGCGCTCCTGATCGCCGGATCCGACGATCCGCTGCGGCTCGCGTGGGCGCTGCTGATCGCCCTCGGCGTCGCGTTCTCGGCCGTGGTCGTCCTCGGCCTGGCCAGTGTCGCGAACGGAATCCTCATGATCCGGCGGGAGGGCCGGCGCCCGGCCAATCTGCTCTCGCTCGTGTTCGGGCTCGGCGTGCTGGGCTACTGCGCGCTGATCGTCGTCATGTGGTGGGTCGACCGGAACCACACGGACGTGGCCCTCGAGCTGTTCTTCTGGATCGTCGCGATCGGCGTCCCGTTGGGCTACCTGGCGTTCGTGTTCGTGGCGTTCGTCGGCTACGGGCTGCTGTACGGCTGGGCCGCCGATCGCTGGGCCAGGCCGGTCGACGCGGTCATCGTCCTCGGCGCCGGGCTGAGCGGCGAGCGGGTGACGCCGCTGCTGGCCTCGCGGCTCGACCGCGGCAGGCAGGCGCTCGAGCGATCGCGGTCGCGCGGGAAGGACACCCATCTCATCTGCTCGGGCGGGCAGGGGCCGGACGAGGTCGTGCCGGAGGCGGTCGCGATGGCGAACCACCTCGCCGAGCAGGGTGTCGACCGCGACCTGCTGTGGTTGGAGGACGCCTCGACCTCGACGGAGGAGAACCTGCGGTTCAGCGCCCGCGTCGCCGCCGAGCACGGCGTGGAGTCCGGTCGGTTCGCCGTCGTCACGAACGACTTCCACGTGCTGCGCGCGGCGCTGCTGCTGCATCGGATGGGGCTCGAGGGCCACGGCCTCGGCGCGCGCACCGCGCGCTACTTCTGGCCCAGCGCGATCCTGCGCGAGTACGCCGCGATCCTGTGGGAGCACCGCCGCCTCAACACGGTCCTGCTGGCGCTCTCCTGCGTCCCGATGGCGCTGCTCCTCGTGCGCACCGTCGCCTCCGGGACCTGA
- a CDS encoding mycothiol transferase yields the protein MVDGSWWEPPMAASEVEHLLGALDRQRATFRWKVDGLDTASLHATFPSSTLTLAGLLSHLAFVEDFTSATKLAGRSPGDLWAELDWDGSDDASFTVTGTAQELYALYDDAVARARQRYAEALADGGLDQSVAVSDADGAHPSLRRLLFDLLEEYARHTGHADLLREAVDGRVGEDPPPGWTPAQ from the coding sequence ATGGTCGACGGATCCTGGTGGGAGCCCCCGATGGCCGCCTCGGAGGTCGAGCACCTCCTGGGCGCACTGGACCGCCAGCGCGCCACCTTCCGCTGGAAGGTCGACGGCCTCGACACCGCGTCGTTGCACGCCACGTTCCCCTCGTCGACCCTGACCTTGGCGGGGCTGCTGTCCCACCTGGCCTTCGTCGAGGACTTCACGTCCGCCACGAAGCTGGCCGGACGCTCACCCGGCGACCTGTGGGCCGAGCTCGACTGGGACGGCAGCGACGACGCCTCCTTCACCGTCACCGGAACCGCGCAGGAGCTCTACGCGCTCTACGACGACGCCGTCGCTCGCGCCCGGCAGCGGTACGCCGAGGCCTTGGCAGACGGAGGGCTGGACCAGTCCGTCGCCGTGAGCGACGCCGACGGCGCGCATCCGAGCCTGCGTCGCCTGCTGTTCGACCTGCTCGAGGAGTACGCCCGGCACACGGGCCACGCCGACCTCCTCCGCGAGGCCGTCGACGGCCGCGTGGGCGAGGACCCTCCCCCGGGCTGGACGCCCGCGCAGTAG
- a CDS encoding MFS transporter, whose translation MGDRTTRGGADPLAVDEPDPRRWHILAVTLVVGFMTLLDVTVVNVAVPSIREGLDASAGTVQWVVSGYALTFGLVLVAGGHLGDAYGRRRIMTIGLIAFIVASAAVGLAPGAGWMIAARLAQGAAAGLLTPQNAGLIQELFTGPERGRAFGYFGLTVAVASGIGPVLGGGIIALAGTDLGWRLIFLVNVPIGLVALVAIRRLVPVPRGDADREHIDVVGALILGLSVLCLLYPLIAAESGERLPLLLVLAVLPLAVAFVRWERSVRARDRQPLLDVGMLSELPTYGSGIVIGTLYFAGFTGVFLTSSVWLQEVRDLSALQSGLLLTPFAVGAAITSTPAGRLVSRAGRLVTIVALVVIMVGFSAMAWMTPGQTDQALWWTFAPLLLFAGLGGGGVVAPNQTLTLQDVPPSVGGAAGGALQTGQRIGSALGTAALMTVYGLTASAHDGDTALRVSLLVSVVVLGLALAVAVGSHVQAGRREAAPD comes from the coding sequence GTGGGTGACCGAACGACGCGCGGGGGAGCCGATCCCCTCGCCGTCGACGAGCCCGATCCGCGGCGCTGGCACATCCTCGCGGTGACCCTCGTCGTCGGCTTCATGACCCTGCTCGACGTGACGGTCGTGAACGTCGCGGTGCCGTCGATCCGCGAGGGACTGGACGCCTCCGCCGGGACGGTGCAGTGGGTGGTCTCGGGCTACGCGCTGACCTTCGGCCTCGTGCTGGTGGCCGGCGGGCACCTCGGCGACGCGTACGGCCGGCGCCGGATCATGACGATCGGTCTCATCGCGTTCATCGTCGCCAGCGCCGCCGTCGGACTGGCGCCTGGTGCGGGCTGGATGATCGCGGCGCGGCTGGCCCAGGGCGCCGCCGCGGGCCTGCTCACGCCGCAGAACGCGGGACTGATCCAGGAGCTGTTCACCGGGCCGGAGCGCGGTCGCGCCTTCGGCTACTTCGGCCTGACGGTCGCGGTCGCATCCGGCATCGGGCCGGTCCTCGGCGGCGGCATCATCGCGCTGGCCGGCACCGACCTGGGCTGGCGGCTGATCTTCCTCGTCAACGTGCCCATCGGCCTCGTGGCACTCGTCGCGATCCGCCGCCTCGTGCCGGTGCCGCGCGGTGACGCCGACCGCGAGCACATCGACGTCGTGGGCGCGCTCATCCTCGGCCTGAGCGTGCTGTGCCTGCTGTACCCGCTCATCGCGGCCGAGTCCGGCGAGCGGCTGCCGCTGCTGCTCGTGCTGGCGGTGCTGCCGCTGGCGGTGGCGTTCGTGCGCTGGGAGCGCTCCGTGCGGGCCCGCGACCGGCAGCCGCTGCTCGACGTCGGGATGCTCTCCGAGCTGCCCACCTACGGCAGCGGCATCGTGATCGGCACCCTGTACTTCGCGGGCTTCACGGGCGTGTTCCTGACGTCGTCGGTGTGGCTGCAGGAGGTGCGCGACCTGAGCGCCCTGCAGAGCGGCCTGCTGCTGACCCCGTTCGCGGTCGGCGCCGCGATCACCTCGACCCCGGCGGGCCGACTGGTCAGTCGCGCCGGGCGCCTGGTGACGATCGTCGCGCTCGTCGTGATCATGGTCGGCTTCAGCGCGATGGCGTGGATGACGCCCGGGCAGACCGACCAGGCCCTGTGGTGGACCTTCGCGCCGCTGCTGCTGTTCGCCGGGCTCGGCGGCGGCGGCGTCGTCGCGCCCAACCAGACGCTCACGCTCCAGGACGTGCCGCCGAGCGTGGGAGGAGCCGCCGGCGGAGCCCTGCAGACCGGCCAGCGGATCGGGTCGGCACTCGGCACCGCGGCGCTGATGACCGTCTACGGGCTGACCGCATCGGCGCACGACGGCGACACGGCGCTGCGGGTCTCGCTGCTCGTCTCGGTCGTGGTGCTCGGCCTCGCGCTGGCGGTCGCGGTGGGCTCGCACGTGCAGGCCGGCCGGCGCGAGGCCGCGCCCGACTGA
- a CDS encoding adenosine deaminase produces MHEFIAALPKAELHVHHVGSASPETVAELASRHTDSPVPADPGALAEYFTFTDFAHFIEVYLSVVDLLRTPEDIWTLTHEVGRDLAAQNVRYAELTMTPYTSIVRGIPAEAYVEAIEDARQAAERDFGVALQWIFDIPGESGIPAADVTLDTALRLGPGSLVGFGLGGPEIGVPRPQFAPHFERARAAGLHSVPHAGESTGPESIRDSLDHLGAERIGHGIAAAQDPALMERLVAEGVALEVCPTSNVRTRSVPSLEEHPLPVLVEAGVTVTINSDDPPMFGTTLNAEYAVAADLLGLDEEGLRALATAAVDASFASDSMKAHLREEISAAGR; encoded by the coding sequence ATGCACGAGTTCATCGCGGCGCTGCCGAAGGCCGAGCTCCACGTCCACCACGTCGGCTCCGCCTCGCCCGAGACCGTCGCCGAGCTCGCCTCGCGCCACACCGACTCGCCCGTCCCCGCCGATCCCGGGGCACTGGCCGAGTACTTCACCTTCACCGACTTCGCGCACTTCATCGAGGTCTACCTGTCGGTGGTCGACCTGCTGCGCACGCCCGAGGACATCTGGACGCTGACCCACGAGGTCGGCCGTGACCTCGCCGCGCAGAACGTCCGGTACGCCGAGCTGACGATGACGCCCTACACCTCGATCGTGCGCGGCATCCCCGCCGAGGCGTACGTCGAGGCCATCGAGGACGCCCGCCAGGCCGCCGAGCGTGACTTCGGCGTGGCCCTGCAGTGGATCTTCGACATCCCCGGCGAGTCCGGCATCCCGGCCGCCGACGTCACCCTCGACACGGCGCTGCGGCTCGGCCCCGGCTCGCTCGTCGGCTTCGGCCTGGGCGGCCCCGAGATCGGCGTGCCGCGTCCACAGTTCGCCCCGCACTTCGAGCGCGCGAGGGCCGCCGGCCTGCACAGCGTGCCGCACGCCGGCGAGTCCACCGGTCCCGAGTCGATCCGCGACAGCCTCGACCACCTCGGCGCCGAGCGGATCGGCCACGGCATCGCCGCCGCGCAGGACCCCGCGCTGATGGAGCGACTCGTCGCCGAGGGCGTCGCGCTCGAGGTGTGCCCCACGTCGAACGTCCGCACGCGCTCGGTGCCGTCGCTGGAGGAGCACCCGCTGCCCGTCCTCGTCGAGGCCGGCGTCACAGTGACGATCAACTCCGACGACCCGCCGATGTTCGGCACCACGCTGAACGCCGAGTACGCGGTCGCGGCCGACCTGCTGGGCCTCGACGAGGAGGGCCTGCGCGCGCTGGCCACCGCCGCCGTCGACGCCAGCTTCGCGTCCGACTCGATGAAGGCGCACCTGCGCGAGGAGATCTCCGCGGCGGGTCGCTGA
- the upp gene encoding uracil phosphoribosyltransferase encodes MRVHVADHPLISHKLSVLRDASTDSPTFRRLTEELVTLLAYEATREVSVEPVEVTTPLTTTEGVRLTSPGPLVVPILRAGLGMLEGMQRLLPTAEVGFLGMIRNETTFEAETYAERLPDRLDGRQCYVLDPMLATGGTLAMAIDFLVKRGAREITAITLLSAPEGIERLERDTAHIDAPLNLFSAGLDERLDENGYIVPGLGDAGDRLYGVVD; translated from the coding sequence ATGCGTGTTCACGTCGCCGACCATCCCCTGATCTCCCACAAGCTCTCCGTGCTGCGCGACGCGAGCACCGACTCGCCCACGTTCCGGCGCCTCACCGAGGAGCTCGTGACCCTGCTGGCCTACGAGGCCACGCGCGAGGTCAGCGTCGAGCCCGTCGAGGTGACCACCCCGCTCACCACCACCGAGGGCGTCCGGCTCACCAGCCCCGGCCCGCTGGTCGTGCCGATCCTGCGCGCCGGGCTCGGCATGCTCGAGGGCATGCAGCGGCTGCTGCCCACGGCCGAGGTCGGCTTCCTGGGGATGATCCGCAACGAGACCACCTTCGAGGCCGAGACCTACGCCGAGCGCCTGCCCGACCGTCTCGACGGCCGCCAGTGCTACGTGCTCGACCCGATGCTGGCCACGGGCGGCACCCTCGCGATGGCGATCGACTTCCTGGTGAAGCGCGGTGCCCGCGAGATCACCGCGATCACACTGCTGTCGGCGCCCGAGGGCATCGAGCGGCTCGAGCGCGACACCGCCCACATCGACGCCCCGCTCAACCTGTTCTCCGCCGGCCTCGACGAGCGCCTCGACGAGAACGGCTACATCGTGCCGGGCCTGGGCGACGCCGGCGACCGCCTCTACGGCGTCGTGGACTGA
- a CDS encoding tRNA adenosine deaminase-associated protein: MAEDDVDFVIAAYRDEGAWTVVELPPRLGEDFDGLTAALARFPSEVGVLGLASVNDDFFVIVRRSGEHVRALLSDATAVWDWPIAADLAELVNAPDGDEEPMPVGDLDIVSDLGLASVELSLLCDDDDLFPDEALADLAEKLGFGDQFEAIVG, from the coding sequence GTGGCCGAGGACGACGTCGACTTCGTGATCGCCGCGTACCGCGACGAGGGTGCGTGGACCGTCGTCGAACTCCCGCCCCGGCTGGGTGAGGACTTCGACGGACTCACCGCCGCGCTCGCGCGATTCCCCTCCGAGGTGGGGGTGCTCGGACTGGCCTCGGTCAACGACGACTTCTTCGTGATCGTGCGCCGCAGCGGCGAGCACGTGCGGGCGCTGCTGTCCGACGCGACGGCCGTGTGGGACTGGCCCATCGCCGCCGACCTGGCCGAGCTGGTGAACGCTCCCGACGGCGACGAGGAGCCGATGCCCGTGGGCGACCTCGACATCGTGAGCGACCTCGGTCTGGCGTCCGTCGAGCTGAGCCTGCTGTGCGACGACGACGACCTGTTCCCCGACGAGGCGCTAGCCGACCTCGCCGAGAAGCTCGGGTTCGGCGACCAGTTCGAGGCGATCGTCGGGTGA
- a CDS encoding antibiotic biosynthesis monooxygenase, with product MTFAVVSVHSPKPEHRAAVIDSMQRYSRVAREQPGLEWTGVVDDASGRLVGIALWESEEAAAAARPALMAEVGDDPFADWDEQPIDGLRGLVR from the coding sequence ATGACCTTCGCCGTCGTCTCGGTGCACTCGCCCAAGCCCGAGCACCGTGCCGCCGTGATCGACTCGATGCAGCGCTACAGCCGGGTCGCGCGCGAGCAGCCCGGGCTGGAGTGGACGGGCGTCGTGGACGACGCGAGCGGCCGTCTCGTGGGCATCGCGCTGTGGGAGTCCGAGGAGGCCGCGGCCGCCGCGCGCCCGGCACTCATGGCCGAGGTCGGCGATGATCCCTTCGCCGACTGGGACGAGCAGCCGATCGACGGGCTGCGCGGCCTCGTGCGCTGA
- a CDS encoding Re/Si-specific NAD(P)(+) transhydrogenase subunit alpha, giving the protein MRIGVVKESAPGETRVAATPATVKQLIDLGYLVTVESGAGAASSFSDDAYAAAGATISDKPDAWASDVIFKVNAPTEIEIALMLDGATLISMISPGLNPDLVEKLASRPITVLAMDAVPRISRAQSMDVLSSMANIAGYRAVVEAAHEFGRFFTGQVTAAGKVPPAKVLVAGAGVAGLAAIGAASSLGAIVRATDPRPEVADQVKSIGGEYLEVVVPEEAKEVSSDGYAKATSEAYDKRAAEIYSEQAADVDIIVTTALIPGRAAPRLITAADVASMKPGSVIVDMAAAQGGNVEGSVAGQKVVTANGVTILGYTDLAGRLPTQASQLYGTNLVNLIKLLTPGKDGQIVLDFDDVVQRGVTVVRDGEKTWPPPPVQVSAAPAPAAAPKEPAPAPEPKKPVNPGVKIGALAAGVLIFLWVLATAPGQLPQHFTVLALSIVIGYYVIGHVHHALHTPLMSVTNAISGIIVVGAMIQIGADDNVIRALAFVAVLFASINVFGGFAVTRRMLSMFSK; this is encoded by the coding sequence ATGCGGATCGGCGTCGTGAAGGAGTCCGCGCCCGGCGAGACTCGCGTCGCCGCGACTCCGGCGACGGTGAAGCAGCTGATCGATCTCGGCTATCTGGTGACGGTGGAGAGCGGGGCCGGAGCGGCCTCGAGCTTCAGCGACGACGCCTACGCGGCGGCCGGGGCCACGATCAGCGACAAGCCCGACGCGTGGGCCAGCGACGTGATCTTCAAGGTCAACGCGCCGACCGAGATCGAGATCGCCCTGATGCTGGACGGCGCGACGCTGATCAGCATGATCAGCCCCGGCCTGAACCCCGACCTGGTGGAGAAGCTGGCATCGCGACCGATCACGGTGCTGGCGATGGACGCGGTGCCGCGCATCTCGCGCGCCCAGTCCATGGACGTGCTCTCCTCCATGGCCAACATCGCCGGCTACCGCGCCGTCGTCGAGGCCGCCCACGAGTTCGGCCGGTTCTTCACCGGCCAGGTCACCGCCGCGGGCAAGGTGCCGCCGGCCAAGGTCCTGGTCGCCGGCGCCGGAGTCGCGGGCCTGGCGGCCATCGGCGCCGCGTCGAGCCTCGGTGCGATCGTGCGTGCCACCGACCCGCGTCCGGAGGTCGCCGACCAGGTCAAGTCGATCGGTGGGGAGTACCTCGAGGTCGTCGTGCCCGAGGAGGCCAAGGAGGTCTCCTCCGACGGCTACGCCAAGGCCACCAGCGAGGCGTACGACAAGCGCGCCGCGGAGATCTACTCGGAGCAGGCCGCCGACGTCGACATCATCGTCACCACCGCCCTGATCCCGGGACGCGCCGCGCCTCGCCTCATCACCGCCGCCGACGTGGCCTCGATGAAGCCCGGCAGCGTGATCGTGGACATGGCCGCCGCGCAGGGCGGCAACGTCGAGGGCTCGGTCGCCGGCCAGAAGGTCGTCACCGCCAACGGCGTCACGATCCTGGGCTACACCGACCTCGCGGGCCGCCTGCCCACCCAGGCCTCGCAGCTGTACGGCACCAACCTGGTGAACCTCATCAAGCTGCTGACGCCGGGCAAGGACGGCCAGATCGTCCTCGACTTCGACGACGTCGTCCAGCGCGGCGTCACCGTCGTGCGCGACGGCGAGAAGACCTGGCCGCCGCCGCCGGTGCAGGTCTCGGCCGCGCCGGCCCCGGCCGCCGCGCCGAAGGAGCCCGCCCCGGCCCCCGAGCCGAAGAAGCCGGTCAACCCCGGCGTCAAGATCGGCGCGCTCGCCGCGGGCGTCCTGATCTTCCTGTGGGTCCTGGCCACCGCGCCGGGTCAGCTGCCGCAGCACTTCACCGTGCTCGCGCTGTCGATCGTGATCGGCTACTACGTGATCGGCCACGTGCACCACGCGCTGCACACGCCGCTCATGAGCGTCACCAACGCGATCAGCGGCATCATCGTGGTCGGCGCCATGATCCAGATCGGTGCCGACGACAACGTCATCCGGGCGCTGGCGTTCGTGGCCGTCCTCTTCGCCAGCATCAACGTCTTCGGCGGCTTCGCCGTGACCCGTCGCATGCTCAGCATGTTCTCGAAGTGA
- a CDS encoding LLM class flavin-dependent oxidoreductase, with protein MQIGIFTVGDVTTDPTNGSTPTEHERIKATVEIAKKAEEVGLDVFATGEHHNPPFVPSSPTTTLAYIGAQTEKIILSTSTTLITTNDPVKIAEDYATLQHLVDGRMDLMLGRGNTAPVYPWFGKDISKAVELTIENYQLLQKLWSEPVVNWEGKFRTPLQGYTSTPAPLDGVAPFVWHGSIRTPEVAELAAFYGDGYFANNIFWPKEHYIRLINFYRQRYAHYGHGTPEQAIVGLGGQFFMRKNSQDAVNEFRPYFDNAPVYGHGPSMEDFTEQTPLTVGSPQQVLERTLAFADYFGDYQRQLFLVDHAGLPLKTVLEQLDLLGEILPTMRAEFDARRPADVPDAPTHAARVAARDAAIEEEVPA; from the coding sequence ATGCAGATCGGCATCTTCACCGTCGGCGACGTCACCACCGACCCCACGAACGGCTCGACCCCGACCGAGCACGAGCGCATCAAGGCCACGGTCGAGATCGCCAAGAAGGCCGAGGAGGTCGGGCTGGACGTCTTCGCCACCGGCGAGCACCACAACCCGCCGTTCGTGCCCTCCAGCCCCACGACGACGCTGGCCTACATCGGCGCGCAGACCGAGAAGATCATCCTGTCGACCTCGACGACCCTCATCACGACCAACGACCCGGTCAAGATCGCCGAGGACTACGCGACGCTGCAGCACCTCGTCGACGGCCGCATGGACCTCATGCTCGGCCGCGGCAACACCGCCCCGGTCTACCCGTGGTTCGGCAAGGACATCAGCAAGGCCGTCGAGCTGACGATCGAGAACTACCAGCTGCTGCAGAAGCTCTGGAGCGAGCCGGTCGTCAACTGGGAGGGCAAGTTCCGCACCCCGCTGCAGGGCTACACCTCGACGCCCGCGCCGCTCGACGGCGTCGCGCCGTTCGTGTGGCACGGCTCGATCCGCACGCCCGAGGTGGCCGAGCTGGCCGCGTTCTACGGCGACGGCTACTTCGCCAACAACATCTTCTGGCCCAAGGAGCACTACATCCGGCTGATCAACTTCTACCGGCAGCGCTACGCCCACTACGGGCACGGCACCCCGGAGCAGGCGATCGTCGGTCTCGGCGGTCAGTTCTTCATGCGCAAGAACAGCCAGGACGCGGTCAACGAGTTCCGGCCGTACTTCGACAACGCCCCCGTCTACGGACACGGGCCGAGCATGGAGGACTTCACCGAGCAGACGCCCCTCACGGTCGGCAGCCCGCAGCAGGTCCTCGAGCGCACGCTCGCGTTCGCGGACTACTTCGGCGACTACCAGCGCCAGCTGTTCCTCGTCGACCACGCGGGCCTGCCGCTGAAGACGGTGCTCGAGCAGCTCGACCTGCTCGGCGAGATCCTGCCCACCATGCGCGCCGAGTTCGACGCGCGCCGACCGGCCGATGTGCCGGACGCCCCCACCCACGCCGCCCGTGTCGCCGCCCGCGACGCGGCGATCGAAGAGGAAGTGCCCGCATGA